The following proteins are encoded in a genomic region of Amphiura filiformis chromosome 18, Afil_fr2py, whole genome shotgun sequence:
- the LOC140139169 gene encoding uncharacterized protein, whose translation MTRREEFETENELMWNQLELQGRHSLLIGTGYKHKHDNVKFVTDLEVSLDKIEKKGKGYNIILAGDFNQANIDWKNSTVIRDHPASKSTAELLLETTTGFGLNQHVLEPTRKDSILDLVFTNNSSLVRDVKVDPGLSDHYMVITDIDLRAKWKRQPRRKYFVRRKANEDLINEELSTFKDKYFSMGNVSVQEKWDNLESEIKTVMNKHIPQKTAAKPNSLPWFKRSHHRLRRRKQRAFNKAKKSQSSDDWKKFLSCQKELKKSLNESEREFVANNLTTAMKENTKQFWSYMKRLGKSESGVADLKVNNNIISDGKEKAEALNAQFASVFTREDKEAIPTLGSSSIQDIPDLIIHEKGVLKQLQELSPNKAAGPDEIPPWFLKMFAEKLAPIFTDLFQASVDQGTLPINGGRQTFVASLKGGQSRA comes from the coding sequence ATGACAAGGCGGGAAGAATTTGAAACAGAAAATGAACTCATGTGGAACCAACTTGAACTCCAGGGGCGCCACTCGCTACTGATTGGCACCGGTTATAAACATAAACATGACAATGTAAAATTTGTCACCGATCTTGAGGTTTCTCttgacaaaattgaaaagaaaggcAAGGGCTATAACATTATCCTGGCAGGCGACTTCAATCAAGCAAATATTGACTGGAAAAATAGCACAGTCATCCGCGATCACCCCGCATCTAAATCCACAGCAGAGCTGCTTCTTGAGACTACAACAGGTTTTGGTTTAAACCAGCATGTGTTGGAACCTACAAGAAAAGACAGTATCTTGGATCTTGTATTCACTAATAATTCAAGTCTTGTGAGAGATGTCAAAGTTGATCCAGGACTCAGTGATCATTACATGGTAATCACCGACATAGATTTGAGAGCAAAATGGAAGAGACAACCAAGACGGAAGTACTTCGTCAGGCGGAAggcaaatgaagatttgattaatGAGGAGTTGAGTACCTTCAAGGACAAGTATTTTAGCATGGGAAATGTCTCTGTGCAAGAAAAGTGGGACAATCTTGAAAGTGAAATAAAGACAGTCATGAATAAGCATATTCCTCAAAAGACAGCTGCTAAACCAAACAGTTTGCCATggtttaagagatcacaccacagaCTCAGACGCAGGAAGCAGAGGGCTTTTAACAAGGCGAAAAAGTCGCAAAGTAGTGATGACTGGAAAAAATTTTTGTCTTGCCAGAAAGAACTTAAGAAATCTCTCAATGAATCCGAGCGTGAGTTTGTTGCAAATAATCTTACCACTGCAATGAAAGAGAACACCAAGCAGTTTTGGTCATACATGAAAAGACTGGGTAAAAGTGAAAGCGGTGTCGCAGATCTCAAAGTTAACAATAATATCATTAGCGATGGGAAGGAAAAAGCAGAGGCATTGAACGCACAATTTGCTAGTGTCTTTACAAGGGAAGACAAGGAAGCGATTCCTACACTTGGCAGTAGCAGTATTCAAGACATTCCAGATTTAATTATTCATGAAAAGGGGGTTTTAAAGCAACTCCAAGAACTGTCTCCGAATAAAGCAGCAGGACCTGATGAGATACCGCCATGGTTTCTCAAAATGTTTGCTGAGAAACTTGCGCCGATATTTACAGACTTGTTCCAAGCTTCTGTTGATCAAGGGACTCTCCCCATCAATGGAGGGAGGCAAACATTTGTGGCATCTTTAAAAGGGGGACAAAGCCGTGCCTGA